CCGCCGGCTTTCCGAGTCGTCTTGATTTCGACACCCTCGGAGCCAGCCTTGACCTTGTTGTCTGGATAGATTCCGCTGACCAGTAGATCAGGGTGACCGTTGTGGTAAAGGTTCACGGTCAACGTGCGAGAGTGTTTAGCGAGACTTGCCGTGAGCATGTCGGACAGAACGCCTGACATGATGGCAGGTCTGAGCATGTCATCGAGCCGGAGCAGTCCGCGCTGAACTAGGCCTCGGTTGACGTCGTAGAAGAAATCGTAAATGTCCTGCATCGCCATCTCGAAGTCCTTCAGTCGGAGTTCGAACGGCAATCGCGCTTTCTTGTTGAAGCTCCGAAGGTCGACTTCGTTGCGGGTGATTGACATGGCGCCTTCTCCCCCGACAGCCTGCTAGAGGCGGGTCTTCATGTAGGCGAGCAGCGCGTCTACCGCCCGATCTTCGGCGGCGCGATAGCTGTCCGGCGAATCCGCCAGGGCTTTGATGGTCAGCTTGCCGAGGATTTGCTGCGCATTCTTGTCCACGAACTGCACATCGACGAGCAGGAATCCATCCCCTACCGTGCCGGACACGGTGCCGATTTGCTGCTTCGCGTAGGATTCGTAAATCCCGCCGACGAGCTCCGTCACGGCGCCCATCCAGCGGAGAAATCGGTTGCCTGTGTCCCACTTGGTGACGGTGGTCTGGATGATGAGGGTCTGCTGGTTGGCCCCCGTGATGGCGGCGGCGACACGACGGAATTTGCCCATCGTCCCGATGTGCAGCAGCATCTTCTCATGGAAGTCATGGGTGATTTCGGCCGGGGCAGCCGGATTCTTCGGCTCCGGGATTTCCACGGAGTTGTAGGCGGTGAGCTTGGATTCCACCGGTTGCACCACGATGGTTTTCTGGATCTCGGCCGCACAGCCGACCAGGCCGAGACAGAGGAGGCCGGCGGCGAGCGTGAGGGAGAAAAATCCTGAGGTCGGGGCGATCGGCGGCTGATTGGTCCGTACGCGGCAGAACTGTACCATCGGGGGCATCATACCCTAACGCAGGGGGGAAATCCTACTGAGGAAGGCCGACCGGGACGTCGGCGGGATCGAGCTGCCGGTCGCTGATGCGTTGATCCTTCAGGTAGAAGCTGCCTGTCATGGCCTTGGCCTGCTTCTTCAACTGGGACACGATTTTGCTGACGTCGCCGGGGTGCTTGATCGGGGCGAACTCGTTCGTGACCACGGCGATGGAGAGCGTCATGAGCGGGAACTGTTCGCGATTTCCCTTGCGGTCCACCGAGTCGATGTAGCCGCGCAGGCGGTCCTCCCGGTCGTAGAAATCGGGAATGACCAGATCGAACCGCTTGATCACCGTCTGGCAGATGGCGTCGATCGTCGCGGGATCGCTCATGAACACGAAGTCGTCGCCGCCGACGTGGCCCACGAATCCCTCGGTCCCGGCCAGTTCGCTGACCACCGTCGTCAGCAGGCGGCAGGTCACCACCAGTACTTCATCGCCGCGGCCGTAGCCGTAACGGTCGTTGAACGACTTGAAATTATCCACGTCCAGGTAGGCCAGGGCGAAGGGGTGGCCGCTGTCGATCCGCCTGGTGGTCTCGCAGAGAATGGACGTGTTCCCCGGGAGCCTGGTCAGCGGGTTTGCATCCAATGAACGGGCCATGCGGCTCAGGCAGAGCCGGAGCCGGCGCACCACGTCGTTCGGCCGGTAGGGCATCGTGATGTAATCGTCCACGGTGAGCGCGCCCCAGTCCACGTCGTCCACACGGACTTCGCGGATGAGCACGACGATGGGGAGACGTCCAAGGATTGGATCGGCTTTGAGATCGCGCACCAGGGTTTCCACGGAACGGCCGCCGGCTCCGTCCGCCGCCAGGACCAGGGTCGGCGGGTTGTGAAACAACTCGTCCATGGCGAGGCCGCCCCCGTCGTTGGACTCGACCTCAAATCCGGCCCGGCCGAGGAGGCCGGCCAGCGTCGAGGCTTCGTCCGGGTCGTTGTGCAGGAGAAGCACGCGTCGTGTCGCCGTGGCTGCCATAGTATTCACAGAAAGTCGTCGATGGTGTCGAAGTCTCGCCATGCGATGTCGACGCAGGCGGCGAGCGCGTTATCATCCAGATTGACCAGCTTCCAGGCCTTCGACGCCAAGGGAGACACCGGTTGGTTGTCCATGGCGCCGTAGCCCATGGCTTTGGCCAGGATGTCCGCGACGTGGACGATTGCCGTCTGCAGCGGGGCATCACGCGCGAGCGTGGGTTGATGGTGGTACATCATGGGCTCTTTGAGCGAGTTGGGAAGGCTCCAGTGGTCCGCCAACCAGCCGGCCATCTCGGCGTGGGTCAGGCTGAGGATCTCCTGCTCGGCCTCCGTCCGCCAGAGGTCGCTCCCGTGCAAGGTTTGCTCGACCTGCACCGCCAGATCCGGCGCTTTCGAGTAGAGGGCGACTTGGCCGAGGTCGTGCAGCAGGCCGGCCACAAAGACCTCTTCCGGATGCGGGAGGCCGGCCCGCATTGCCAGGGTGTGGCAGGTCATGGCGACGGCCAGGGAGTGGCGCCAGAGTTGGCCCATCCCCGTGGCCATCATCATATCGAAGACGGAGGCGCAGATCGCCATCCGTTTCACGATGTTGAGTCCGAGAATCACGACTGCGTGACTGACCGTGCCGATCCGTTTCGGGAACCCGTAATAGGGCGAGTTGGCCAGCTTCAGGACTTTTGCAGCCAGCACTTGATCCTTCTCGATGATCTGCGCAATCTCTTCGGCGGAGGAGTTGGGCCGGTTGCTGATCGAGACAATCTTGTGCACCACCAGGGGCAGGGTGGGGAGGTCCCCGACCTTCTCGATCCGACGCCGGATTTCTGTGGCAGTCACAGTCGACATGGCTGCGTCGTTCCTTCCGGTCAAACGGTCGTGCGGTGCGTCGCACGGAGATGACGCCGGATGGTTTCCTGCATGCGTGCCAATTCAGCGTCGCCTGCCACTTTCCTGAACCGATGATCGAGGGCCTGCTCCAACTCGGCGAGCGTTTTGACCGGGTCTCCTTCCTCGCCGTGACGATTCTCGATGTGGGCCGACGTCAGCCCCAAGTCACGTAGGCGGGCGATCAGCGAGGCATCCAACGACTTGCCGGCGGGCACGATCATTTGCCCGGTCAGACTGGTGACCGGTTTGGCCAGGACCATGCCCGGGGTGACTTCATCCAAGTGCATGCGCTTCATGCCTCACTCCTTTCCCGACACGTTCTGCCGAGATCCCAATCGCCGGCTCTTCACAGCCGGGCCGGATGGCCGGAACTCGATGGCGATGGTCGTGGTCGTCATAGGTAGTCGTCGATGGTCTCGAACTCTTGGGCGGCCTTGTTGAGACACTCATCCAACCCGGCCTCGTCCAGGTTGATGAGCTTCCAGGCTTTCTGGTTGAGCGGCGGCACCAGATCGTCCCCCGAATCCCCGCACCCCAGCGCTTTCACCAGCACGTCGGCCACGTGGACGACGGCGGTCTGCATGTCCGCGTCGCGGGCGAGCATGGGATGGTGATGGAACATCATGGGGTCCTTGAGCGTGCTCGGCAGGTGCCACATGTCGCCCAGCCAGCCGGCCATGTCCGCATGGGTCAGGCCCAGGACTTCCTGCTCCGCCTGGGTGCGCGAGCCGTCGCTTTGTTTGAGCACGCGCTCGATCTGCGCGCCCAGCTCCGGCAGCTTGGCCTGCAGCACGACTTTGCCTAGGTCGTGCAGAAGGCCTGCGGCGAAGAGTTCATCCGGGTTTTTGATCCCGCTGCGCGCGGCCAGGATGTGCGCCATCATGGCCACGCCGAGCGAATGGCGCCAGAGCTGCTCCATGCCGGCGGCTTTCATCATGTCGAACGCCGTGGCGCCCAGCGTCAACCCCTTCACCACGTTCAACCCCAGCACCACCACCGCGTGACTGACCGAGGCGATGCGGGAGGGAAACCCGTAAAACGGCGAGTTGGCCAGCTTCAACACCTTGGCGGCCAGCACCTGATCCTTTTCGATGATCTTGCCCAGGTCCTCGGCCGACGTGTCCGAGCGGTTGCTCATCAGGACGATCTTCTGCACCACATGCGGCAGGGTGGGCAGCTCGCCCATTTTTTCAATCTGGCGCTTGATGGCCGCCGGATCGTGGGGGGCGGTCGTGATCAGGCTGCTCATGCGGTTCCTCCTGCGGCGGCCTCCGCCTGGGCGACCTGCTGGACGGTGTGCAGGTGACGCCGGACGGCCTCGCGGATCATGACTTGCGTCGGATCGCCGGCCACTTGTCGAAATCGTCGATGCAGGTCCTGCTCCAAGTCGGCCGGACTCTTGGCGGCGGCCGCGCCGGCGGCGCCTTCGACGTACACGGCGTTGAGGTTCATCCGATCGAGCCGCTTGAGCAGGTCCTGGTCGAGCTCGGTCCCGGCGGGAAGAACCGTCACGCCGGTCTGGTTGGTGACGGGCTTCGCCAAGACCATGCCCGGCTCGGCTTCATCCAAGGGCACGCGCTTCATAAGGACTCCTCAAGTCGAGATGTTCAGCCAGGCACCCTTCGTGGCCACCGCCAGGCTGTGCTGCCCCGGCTGCTTGGCCCTGTACAAGGCCGCTTCGGCCGCGCAGGCCAGCGCATCGGCCGGGCGCCGCTCCTGCATCCCGCCCGCGGCTGCGATGCCGGCGCTGAGCGTGATGCGGATCGTGCCTTCGTCCAACGCGATCGGCTGCGCGGAGACCGAGGTGCGCAGGCGCTCCGCCAGCGCCGTTGCGAGCGGCTCGTCGCAGCCGGGCAGAATGGCCAGGAACTGGTCGCCGCCGTAGCGGCCCAGGACGTCATAGGGGCGCAGGGAGCGACGGAGACGTTGACCCACCTGGCGCAGGGCTCCGTCCCCGGCGCGCCGTCCGAGCGTATCGTTCACGAGGCGAAAATCGTCCACATCGAGCAGGACGAAGCCCAGTGGGGCGCCCTCGCGCCGGGCCCGGTCCAACTCGCGGTCCATGCTGTCGGTCAGGGCTTCGCGGTTCCACAGGCCGGTCACGGGATCCTGTAGGGTCTTGACGCGAAGCGTCTCCTGCGCCGAGGCCAGTTCCCGACGCAACTCCAAGACCTTCTGGCCGGCATGGAGACGAAACTGCAACTGGTCGGCATCCACCGGCTTGAGCAGGGCATCATCGGCGCCCGCGTCCAACGCGGCCAGGGGAACTTGGTCCGCGTCCGGCTTGCACAAGAGCAACAGATACGTCTGCACCGCAGACTGCTTCCTGACCGCCCGGCAAATCTTCGGGCCGTCGAGTTCGGCCAGGCTCCAATCGAGCAGGGCATAGTCGAAGGGCGTTGCTCCGAGCAGCAACTGGAGGGCCGCCACCCCGTCGGCGCAGCCGGCGACCTCGTGGCCCCATTGGGTGAGAGCAGTTTCCAGCACGCGGCGTGCGAGCGCGTCTGCTTCGGCGATCAGGACCCGCACGGCGCCTCCTTCAATCTCATTTTGCTCGTTGCTCGGGGTTGGCTTACGGAGGGGGCGGACCCCTGGATCGACCGCAGCCGTCCGTCCGCCTCACGGGCTCAGGACCCACCCCGCCCTGTTTCCTCATCGGCTCGGCTCGGCAAGAACTTGAGGCCGACTCGGTTGATTTTTCAACGGTCTTGGCGTACTTCTAGCTCCTCAAACAAGCAGCGTAATCGGTTGTCAGTACTCAGTTTCCGGAACCGACCAGGGAGCGCAGAAAACGTCTTGTTCATGCTTCACGCACGACGAACCGGAGGAGGGCCTTTTTGACCATCCTGCGGGGGATTCTCATGTCGTCCCCGGCCATCGAGCCATTGGTGTCCGAGTGGGTCCAAAATAGTTTTTCAACAGCCTGTTAGGGGAGAATCGCGTGAGCATCGGGATGGGATTGATCGGTTTGGGGCGCCACGGGGCTCGTTATGCCAAGCATCTCTTGGCCGGAGTGCCAGGCTGCCGGTTGGTTGCCGTGTCGCGTCAGGATATCCGGGCGGGCGCGCAGTTTGCCGAGGAGCATGGCATTCCCTTTTATGCCGACTGGCGGGATCTGCTGCGGCGGTCCGACGTGCAGGCGGTACTGGTTGTGACGCCCCCGTCGCTGAATCGGGAGATCTGCCTGGCGGCGGCCCAGGCCGGCAAAGCCCTCTTGATCGAGAAACCCTTGGCCTGCTCGACGGCCGAGGCCACAGCCATGGTGGAGGCGGCCCAGGCCGCCGGGGTTCCGCTCATGACCGCCCAGACGCTCCGCTTCACGCCGGTGCTGCGTCGGCTGCGCGAACAGCTGGCGACGATCGGCCCGGTGGAATTTTTCTCCCTGTGCATGCGGGCGGAGCGGCCGCCTCATGCCTGGTTGGACCAGAAGGACAAAGCCGGCGGCGGGGTGGTGCTGGAGATCGGCATCCACCACTTCGACCTGCTCCGGTACCTGACCGGGCAGGACGTGATCGAGGTTCGGGCCGAGACGGCCAGACGGCACACCAAGCAAGTCGAAGACCTGGCGCAAGTCCGGTTCACGTTGGCGTCCGGCGCCGCGTGCTTTG
This genomic stretch from Nitrospirota bacterium harbors:
- a CDS encoding diguanylate cyclase; the encoded protein is MARLRHHRRLSVNTMAATATRRVLLLHNDPDEASTLAGLLGRAGFEVESNDGGGLAMDELFHNPPTLVLAADGAGGRSVETLVRDLKADPILGRLPIVVLIREVRVDDVDWGALTVDDYITMPYRPNDVVRRLRLCLSRMARSLDANPLTRLPGNTSILCETTRRIDSGHPFALAYLDVDNFKSFNDRYGYGRGDEVLVVTCRLLTTVVSELAGTEGFVGHVGGDDFVFMSDPATIDAICQTVIKRFDLVIPDFYDREDRLRGYIDSVDRKGNREQFPLMTLSIAVVTNEFAPIKHPGDVSKIVSQLKKQAKAMTGSFYLKDQRISDRQLDPADVPVGLPQ
- a CDS encoding HDOD domain-containing protein — encoded protein: MSTVTATEIRRRIEKVGDLPTLPLVVHKIVSISNRPNSSAEEIAQIIEKDQVLAAKVLKLANSPYYGFPKRIGTVSHAVVILGLNIVKRMAICASVFDMMMATGMGQLWRHSLAVAMTCHTLAMRAGLPHPEEVFVAGLLHDLGQVALYSKAPDLAVQVEQTLHGSDLWRTEAEQEILSLTHAEMAGWLADHWSLPNSLKEPMMYHHQPTLARDAPLQTAIVHVADILAKAMGYGAMDNQPVSPLASKAWKLVNLDDNALAACVDIAWRDFDTIDDFL
- a CDS encoding HDOD domain-containing protein, which codes for MSSLITTAPHDPAAIKRQIEKMGELPTLPHVVQKIVLMSNRSDTSAEDLGKIIEKDQVLAAKVLKLANSPFYGFPSRIASVSHAVVVLGLNVVKGLTLGATAFDMMKAAGMEQLWRHSLGVAMMAHILAARSGIKNPDELFAAGLLHDLGKVVLQAKLPELGAQIERVLKQSDGSRTQAEQEVLGLTHADMAGWLGDMWHLPSTLKDPMMFHHHPMLARDADMQTAVVHVADVLVKALGCGDSGDDLVPPLNQKAWKLINLDEAGLDECLNKAAQEFETIDDYL
- a CDS encoding diguanylate cyclase, translated to MRVLIAEADALARRVLETALTQWGHEVAGCADGVAALQLLLGATPFDYALLDWSLAELDGPKICRAVRKQSAVQTYLLLLCKPDADQVPLAALDAGADDALLKPVDADQLQFRLHAGQKVLELRRELASAQETLRVKTLQDPVTGLWNREALTDSMDRELDRARREGAPLGFVLLDVDDFRLVNDTLGRRAGDGALRQVGQRLRRSLRPYDVLGRYGGDQFLAILPGCDEPLATALAERLRTSVSAQPIALDEGTIRITLSAGIAAAGGMQERRPADALACAAEAALYRAKQPGQHSLAVATKGAWLNIST
- a CDS encoding Gfo/Idh/MocA family oxidoreductase, whose amino-acid sequence is MSIGMGLIGLGRHGARYAKHLLAGVPGCRLVAVSRQDIRAGAQFAEEHGIPFYADWRDLLRRSDVQAVLVVTPPSLNREICLAAAQAGKALLIEKPLACSTAEATAMVEAAQAAGVPLMTAQTLRFTPVLRRLREQLATIGPVEFFSLCMRAERPPHAWLDQKDKAGGGVVLEIGIHHFDLLRYLTGQDVIEVRAETARRHTKQVEDLAQVRFTLASGAACFVELSRVSGGRLCRAEAIGQKGQLTADVGTSTLTRIEGWKVVEVESVPDRPTIEIVLEAFARCLKDKAPMPVSGEDGLRAVAMAEAAYRSAALGKPVDVG